The following proteins come from a genomic window of Alicyclobacillus dauci:
- a CDS encoding MaoC family dehydratase encodes MSELLRDYQVGDTILGSDKNVVTKVQIVKYAGASKDFTPIHIDEEFAEQAGLGGVIAHGMLTMGVLSNFVEQVAAEEADVVQMKVRFKAMVRPGDEIVSRAVIKEKVGNLITLDLETIKGDEKVVLAGEAVLRQKA; translated from the coding sequence GTGAGTGAGTTGTTGAGAGATTACCAGGTTGGAGATACGATATTGGGTTCTGATAAAAACGTGGTTACAAAAGTCCAGATTGTAAAATACGCAGGTGCCTCAAAGGATTTTACTCCTATCCACATCGATGAGGAGTTCGCAGAGCAAGCCGGGCTTGGCGGTGTTATCGCACACGGAATGTTGACCATGGGAGTACTCAGCAACTTTGTGGAACAGGTAGCTGCAGAAGAAGCTGATGTCGTTCAAATGAAGGTTCGTTTCAAGGCAATGGTACGCCCGGGTGACGAAATTGTAAGTCGTGCCGTGATAAAGGAAAAGGTCGGCAACCTTATCACCTTGGATCTTGAAACGATAAAGGGTGATGAGAAGGTTGTGCTCGCCGGAGAAGCTGTTTTACGCCAAAAAGCATAG
- a CDS encoding MaoC family dehydratase N-terminal domain-containing protein: MKKRQRCSGEVRRLIDKSLIGQKHGPLTFDVEKGAIRAFAEAIGSQNPLYYDESHAKSQGYPSLLAPFTFPTTFRPRKEQEVEWYQNLDRSKILHAEQEYQYDRRLFGGEQITCYEKVIDVYEKQGKSGKMTFIVRDREGFDSNGERVFVDRFTLVVRE; encoded by the coding sequence ATGAAGAAGCGACAAAGGTGTTCTGGTGAGGTGAGAAGATTGATTGATAAGAGTTTGATTGGTCAAAAGCATGGTCCATTGACGTTCGACGTTGAGAAAGGCGCAATTAGAGCCTTTGCTGAGGCGATTGGTAGCCAAAATCCTCTCTACTATGATGAATCACACGCGAAGTCCCAGGGGTATCCGTCGTTATTAGCACCATTTACCTTTCCTACTACCTTTCGTCCCCGGAAGGAGCAGGAAGTCGAGTGGTATCAGAATCTGGACCGAAGCAAGATTCTTCATGCGGAACAGGAGTACCAGTACGACAGAAGACTGTTTGGCGGAGAACAAATTACCTGTTATGAGAAGGTAATTGATGTTTACGAAAAACAAGGAAAAAGCGGAAAGATGACGTTCATTGTGAGAGACCGCGAAGGGTTTGACAGTAATGGAGAACGGGTTTTCGTCGACCGTTTTACCTTAGTAGTTAGGGAGTGA
- a CDS encoding acyl-CoA dehydrogenase family protein: MDFNFNEKQQELVSYIEKWVKDVFAPIAEEFGEQDALCLDMVYALGESGLMKTMIPPEFGGTNDDNGTHATELCIIRETLARLCPLAESTYSVTGLGSYPVILAGSEAQKNKYLSGVATGKTVFAFALTEPNAGSDALRLSTQARLEGDEWVLNGRKIFISNAGYADAYTVFAKTDDAPGSRGISAFLVDADTPGFEVVRKLSMIAPHPIGEISFSNCRIPKENLLGERGRGFKYAMQTLDVFRSSVAAQLIGFAQAALDKAAAYAKTRQAFGGPLTQFQSIQHKLADMYMEVESARNLVYYAAWRKDLGNRVTKEAAIAKLYASQVAQRVAYEGQQIFGGYGMIKGNPIELLYREVRPPAIYEGTTEIQHMIIGRGMLSGDFIDEEATKVFW, from the coding sequence ATGGATTTCAACTTTAATGAAAAACAACAAGAGTTGGTTAGTTACATTGAAAAGTGGGTAAAGGACGTATTTGCACCAATTGCTGAAGAATTCGGCGAACAAGATGCACTCTGTCTCGATATGGTTTACGCATTGGGTGAAAGCGGTTTAATGAAGACGATGATTCCGCCTGAATTCGGCGGAACAAATGATGATAATGGCACGCATGCGACGGAACTATGTATCATTCGCGAAACCTTGGCTCGACTTTGTCCTTTAGCAGAATCGACTTATTCCGTAACGGGGTTAGGCAGTTACCCGGTCATCCTTGCAGGAAGTGAAGCTCAAAAGAACAAGTACCTATCCGGCGTGGCTACTGGCAAGACGGTCTTTGCCTTCGCCTTAACTGAACCCAATGCAGGTTCGGATGCACTGAGACTCAGTACACAAGCTAGGTTAGAGGGAGATGAATGGGTCCTTAATGGAAGGAAGATCTTCATTTCCAACGCTGGGTACGCAGATGCCTACACCGTTTTTGCAAAAACGGACGACGCGCCCGGTTCTCGAGGCATTTCCGCTTTTCTCGTTGACGCAGATACACCTGGATTTGAAGTGGTTCGGAAGTTAAGCATGATTGCGCCTCACCCTATAGGAGAAATTAGTTTTTCAAACTGCCGGATTCCAAAAGAGAATTTGCTCGGTGAACGCGGACGTGGATTTAAGTACGCAATGCAAACATTGGATGTGTTCCGTTCGTCCGTTGCTGCTCAGCTGATTGGTTTTGCACAGGCTGCACTTGATAAAGCAGCAGCCTACGCGAAAACGAGGCAGGCATTCGGAGGGCCCCTTACGCAGTTTCAATCAATCCAACACAAACTTGCAGACATGTACATGGAAGTTGAATCTGCAAGAAATCTAGTTTATTACGCAGCATGGCGTAAGGACCTTGGAAATCGTGTGACCAAGGAGGCGGCGATTGCAAAATTGTATGCCTCTCAGGTAGCACAACGGGTCGCTTATGAAGGCCAACAGATTTTTGGTGGGTACGGCATGATCAAAGGGAATCCAATTGAGCTGCTTTATCGTGAGGTACGTCCGCCTGCCATCTACGAAGGTACCACTGAGATTCAGCACATGATTATTGGGCGTGGAATGTTAAGCGGGGACTTTATTGATGAAGAAGCGACAAAGGTGTTCTGGTGA
- a CDS encoding acyl-CoA dehydrogenase family protein, with product MDFYLNNQETEYRTMVTNYAREVLSVERDRIDGQGELQEGDISNLVTAGLWGEHFFTNTNWTTKVTTLIELAKESPSLAGFLVDSLAAASLCSNESGQDRTVLALVEEQAGSDFQSMSTVASRTSDGWVINGDKCFVTNASITSAFVVFAKVDNKPAVFVVESRTPGVAIQSEQSKMGLNGLRFFNVSFQNVAVPETAYVAVESEEVMQKVFSYLALGMGALSIGIAEAAFNLALDRARARQQFGKPIGDNQAVQFMVAKMVVKINAAKSMLYRATQRLDVGEAPGASANAAKLMASEACRDVVHHALQIYGGHGLLSEHRISQLYQDQRITELFGGTSETQRNAISKYVIEELYA from the coding sequence ATGGATTTCTATTTAAACAACCAAGAGACTGAGTACCGTACCATGGTTACGAACTATGCAAGGGAGGTTTTGAGTGTCGAACGCGATCGCATTGATGGTCAAGGTGAACTGCAAGAAGGAGATATCTCGAACTTAGTGACCGCCGGTCTGTGGGGAGAGCACTTCTTTACGAACACGAACTGGACTACAAAAGTGACGACCTTGATTGAACTGGCAAAAGAATCTCCGTCTTTGGCGGGTTTTCTCGTTGATTCCCTTGCTGCAGCGTCGCTTTGTAGTAATGAGTCCGGTCAAGATCGGACAGTCTTGGCGTTGGTGGAAGAACAGGCTGGTTCAGATTTTCAGAGTATGTCCACGGTTGCCAGCCGTACGTCTGATGGGTGGGTTATCAACGGAGATAAATGCTTTGTAACGAATGCTTCAATTACTTCCGCCTTTGTGGTTTTTGCAAAGGTTGACAACAAACCGGCTGTTTTTGTAGTAGAAAGCAGAACACCAGGCGTTGCAATTCAGTCGGAACAGAGCAAGATGGGGCTGAACGGTTTACGGTTTTTCAATGTATCGTTTCAGAATGTTGCTGTTCCAGAAACCGCGTACGTAGCGGTGGAATCTGAAGAAGTGATGCAAAAGGTGTTTTCGTATCTAGCGTTGGGAATGGGCGCCCTATCCATTGGCATCGCAGAGGCTGCGTTTAATCTAGCGCTGGACCGTGCGAGGGCCAGACAACAATTCGGCAAACCAATTGGAGATAATCAAGCAGTTCAATTTATGGTGGCCAAGATGGTCGTTAAAATCAATGCAGCTAAGTCGATGTTGTATCGTGCTACACAGCGTCTTGACGTAGGTGAAGCCCCTGGCGCGTCAGCGAATGCGGCAAAACTCATGGCTTCAGAAGCCTGCAGGGACGTTGTTCATCATGCCTTGCAAATTTACGGAGGTCACGGACTTCTCTCGGAACACCGTATTTCGCAGTTGTACCAAGACCAACGAATTACAGAGTTGTTCGGTGGGACTTCCGAGACGCAACGCAACGCGATTTCAAAATATGTAATCGAAGAGCTCTACGCCTGA
- a CDS encoding class I adenylate-forming enzyme family protein — MSGQKTITIVEQEHFGRRVKVFEDLPENLFEVFKTSIQKFPHREAVIWGDQRVTYSELYEMVNALASNLQNKFQCKKGDRIAIIANNRTEYCVVTFAAFALGCILVPLNSRLHPEELQFMLSDAAVSVLFVEDCLWETSQKALELAGTKVSQVVIGQFEKDKYVDAHHYEDMLKEQPPCVPSKVHCEDPAFIMYTSGTTGTPKGVIGTHLGIVQNIRNFQSILQTTHEDRTLISVPLFHVSGFVADFLHMMLTGGAAVLMYTFKTQHFLELLECEKITYLVTVPTIYTFLLNFPGHEKYDLSHWRIAAYGGAPMPDQIIREMLRQYPGIQMVNTYGATECSGSCTFMKGARALDKPNSVGLFEDVVEWKIVNELGEELPQGEVGELWLKGPTVTPGYWRNESATKNSFSSEYWKSGDIGYVDEEGFFFLLDRKKDSINRGGEKIFCVELEDVLYNHPDILEAAVVGVPDQFFGEEILAVVVPKEGKTISEEEIRAFLEQHLADYKVPRYIRLADSLPRNPGGKVVKKALRSLVN; from the coding sequence TTGAGTGGACAAAAGACGATTACCATTGTCGAACAAGAGCATTTTGGACGCCGAGTAAAAGTATTCGAGGATTTACCCGAAAATTTGTTTGAGGTATTTAAGACTTCGATCCAAAAATTTCCTCATCGAGAGGCAGTTATTTGGGGAGATCAACGCGTCACCTACTCGGAATTGTACGAAATGGTTAACGCACTGGCGTCGAATCTTCAGAACAAATTTCAATGCAAAAAGGGGGACCGAATCGCGATTATAGCGAATAACCGCACTGAGTATTGCGTTGTTACTTTCGCGGCATTCGCTCTTGGGTGTATCCTGGTTCCTTTAAACTCCAGGCTTCATCCTGAAGAACTCCAATTTATGTTGTCCGATGCAGCGGTAAGTGTTCTGTTTGTCGAAGACTGTTTGTGGGAAACGTCGCAAAAGGCCCTAGAGCTTGCGGGGACTAAGGTAAGTCAAGTAGTAATAGGACAGTTTGAGAAAGACAAATACGTTGATGCCCATCATTATGAGGACATGTTGAAAGAACAGCCCCCTTGTGTCCCGAGCAAAGTACATTGCGAGGACCCTGCGTTTATCATGTACACCTCAGGAACAACTGGAACTCCCAAAGGGGTTATTGGGACGCATTTAGGTATCGTGCAAAATATTCGAAACTTTCAATCGATACTTCAGACAACCCATGAAGACAGAACGCTGATTAGTGTACCTCTCTTTCACGTAAGTGGATTCGTTGCTGACTTCCTGCATATGATGCTCACCGGCGGTGCTGCTGTGCTCATGTATACCTTCAAAACTCAACACTTCTTGGAACTGTTGGAATGCGAAAAAATAACCTATCTCGTAACGGTTCCCACAATCTATACCTTTCTCTTAAATTTTCCTGGACATGAAAAATATGACCTTAGCCACTGGCGAATTGCTGCGTACGGTGGAGCTCCGATGCCTGACCAGATTATTCGAGAAATGCTTCGCCAGTACCCAGGAATCCAGATGGTCAACACGTACGGAGCAACGGAGTGCTCAGGCTCATGTACGTTCATGAAAGGCGCTCGCGCTTTAGATAAACCTAACTCCGTTGGACTCTTCGAGGACGTGGTTGAGTGGAAAATCGTAAACGAATTGGGGGAAGAACTCCCCCAAGGAGAGGTTGGGGAATTGTGGCTTAAGGGCCCTACGGTGACTCCCGGGTACTGGCGAAATGAGAGTGCCACCAAAAACTCGTTTTCATCGGAGTATTGGAAGTCCGGTGACATCGGCTACGTAGATGAGGAAGGATTCTTCTTTCTCCTAGACCGCAAGAAAGATTCTATTAATCGGGGTGGAGAGAAAATCTTTTGTGTAGAGCTGGAAGATGTTCTGTACAATCACCCAGATATATTAGAGGCAGCGGTAGTGGGAGTTCCTGACCAGTTTTTTGGAGAAGAAATATTGGCTGTTGTTGTCCCCAAAGAAGGAAAAACCATCAGCGAAGAGGAGATTCGAGCGTTCTTGGAACAACATCTGGCCGACTACAAGGTTCCTCGGTATATCCGATTGGCTGATTCTTTACCGAGAAATCCAGGTGGAAAAGTGGTTAAGAAAGCACTTCGGTCCTTAGTGAATTAG
- a CDS encoding enoyl-CoA hydratase/isomerase family protein has translation MSSESVIFRVEDGVAIVQLNEPESRNALSTDIKTRLREILEQVEEDDSVKVLLLSGNGRGFCAGGDIRGMSSKRTVGESINKIQNTTKIVKKVSKLRKPVIAAVHGYAMGAGFSLVLASDIVFAEEGTKFGLSFSKIGLVPDCGLLYFLPKVVGGYRAKELIFMGESISSEDGVGYGFVNRLVAKGSAFDEALAFAKKLTNGATMTVSTVKSILSNSDNMSLDQVIELENYCQTIMQQTADHEEGIRAFLERRPANFRGV, from the coding sequence ATGAGTTCCGAAAGCGTTATTTTTCGAGTAGAGGACGGGGTGGCGATTGTTCAACTTAATGAACCTGAATCCCGAAATGCGCTGTCAACGGACATAAAGACAAGACTCAGGGAGATTTTGGAGCAGGTTGAGGAGGACGACAGTGTCAAGGTATTACTGCTGTCTGGTAATGGGCGTGGATTTTGTGCCGGTGGTGACATCCGCGGCATGTCATCGAAGAGAACGGTAGGAGAATCAATAAATAAGATCCAGAACACAACAAAAATCGTGAAGAAGGTATCAAAGCTTCGAAAACCTGTCATCGCAGCAGTGCACGGGTACGCGATGGGAGCGGGGTTTAGTCTCGTATTAGCGTCAGATATTGTTTTTGCGGAAGAAGGAACAAAGTTCGGATTGAGTTTTTCGAAAATAGGCTTAGTTCCCGACTGCGGTCTTCTCTACTTTCTTCCTAAAGTTGTAGGGGGCTATCGGGCTAAGGAACTGATTTTTATGGGTGAATCGATTTCGTCTGAGGACGGAGTCGGCTACGGCTTTGTGAACAGGTTGGTAGCAAAAGGGTCCGCTTTTGATGAGGCGCTTGCCTTCGCAAAAAAACTGACGAACGGCGCAACGATGACAGTCAGTACAGTTAAATCGATACTTTCAAACTCAGATAACATGTCCCTTGACCAGGTTATCGAATTGGAAAATTACTGCCAAACTATCATGCAGCAAACCGCTGATCATGAAGAGGGTATACGAGCTTTTCTGGAACGAAGACCGGCGAATTTTCGAGGCGTCTAG
- a CDS encoding acetyl-CoA hydrolase/transferase family protein — MSALLENYHRKVSSASAALKHVKPGQKVLVAPFCSEPQELIEAIVNMECPGDVYLYTMNQGSPCLYSKAKASSNLKIRTMLSAAGLRDSFEAGRADYIPMNLSEVPKWIATQNFDVALVQLTPPNDEGYCNLGISVDFVKSAIKNAAYVVAEVNEYMPWTSGETLVSVEDIDAFVMSSRSLLTIPAAEHSGVQRLIGENVTELVPNGATIQVGVGKIADSILFELKSKHSLGVHSGMISDGVASLIEKGVVTNELKAINRGKTVCTSVMGSEWLYRFVNENPSIELYPADYTHHPSTLMKLDNFYAINSALEVDLTGQVNAEQVGKYPIGGVGGQVDFIRGASLSRGGASIIALPSVAKGGQVSRIVPSLKNVTTLKSDITYVVTENGVAKLYGTSIRQRVGQMLNIAHPAFREQLRYKAKELGYI, encoded by the coding sequence ATGTCAGCTTTACTGGAAAACTATCATCGCAAAGTCAGCAGTGCTTCGGCAGCCCTTAAACATGTCAAACCAGGTCAAAAGGTTCTAGTAGCGCCCTTTTGCAGCGAACCACAGGAATTAATTGAAGCAATCGTAAACATGGAATGCCCTGGTGATGTTTATTTATACACGATGAACCAGGGAAGTCCTTGCCTTTACTCGAAAGCAAAGGCATCAAGCAACCTTAAAATCCGTACGATGTTATCTGCCGCCGGATTGCGAGATTCTTTTGAGGCCGGTAGAGCCGACTACATTCCTATGAACCTCAGTGAGGTTCCGAAGTGGATTGCGACACAAAACTTCGATGTTGCGTTGGTGCAATTGACCCCGCCAAACGATGAAGGGTACTGCAATTTGGGGATCTCGGTCGATTTTGTTAAATCTGCGATTAAAAATGCTGCTTACGTAGTTGCAGAGGTTAATGAGTACATGCCGTGGACCTCTGGAGAGACATTGGTGTCGGTCGAAGATATTGATGCTTTTGTAATGTCATCGAGGTCCTTGTTGACGATTCCAGCTGCTGAACATTCTGGTGTTCAAAGACTCATTGGTGAAAATGTAACAGAGTTAGTCCCGAATGGAGCCACAATACAGGTCGGGGTTGGAAAGATAGCCGACAGTATTTTGTTCGAACTGAAGTCGAAACACAGCCTGGGCGTTCACTCAGGAATGATTTCGGACGGCGTTGCCAGTCTTATTGAAAAAGGCGTTGTTACAAATGAATTGAAAGCGATAAATCGGGGGAAAACCGTGTGCACATCCGTAATGGGTAGTGAATGGTTGTATCGGTTTGTCAATGAGAATCCTTCGATTGAACTGTACCCTGCAGATTACACCCATCACCCTAGCACTCTTATGAAATTGGATAATTTTTACGCAATTAACTCCGCGTTAGAGGTTGACCTAACAGGCCAGGTCAATGCGGAACAAGTCGGGAAATATCCGATTGGAGGTGTGGGAGGGCAAGTCGATTTCATTCGAGGAGCGAGTTTGTCGCGTGGTGGGGCCTCAATTATCGCTTTGCCATCCGTTGCGAAAGGCGGGCAAGTATCTCGTATTGTTCCGAGCCTGAAAAATGTGACAACGCTGAAATCGGATATTACCTATGTAGTGACGGAGAATGGTGTTGCTAAGTTGTATGGGACATCAATTCGACAAAGGGTGGGGCAAATGCTTAACATCGCTCATCCTGCATTTCGTGAGCAGTTGCGGTACAAAGCAAAGGAGCTAGGTTACATATAG
- a CDS encoding enoyl-CoA hydratase/isomerase family protein produces MSTQDEIYVERFGKVAVITLNRPEQRNAFTPSMIACWAEMLDELGKDKDVNVIVTTGKGPKAFCSGAELKGLEDTSNASALQRKNELWEHIHKVALAMDRIDKPTIAAVNGVAVGAGMDMALMNDLRFMSSSAKLSEGYVKIGLVPGDGGAYFLPRLVGTAKALELLWSGDFIDTQTALSIGLVNRVYDPENLMDETLEFASRLANGPSVAIRMIKRAVYQARQMDVKTALDLISSHFSIIRETNDHKEGIRAMIEKRRPNFQGN; encoded by the coding sequence ATGAGTACTCAAGACGAAATTTATGTCGAAAGATTCGGTAAAGTTGCTGTCATCACACTGAATCGACCTGAACAACGAAATGCTTTTACACCATCAATGATAGCTTGTTGGGCAGAGATGCTGGATGAACTCGGAAAAGACAAGGATGTCAATGTAATTGTCACCACAGGCAAGGGTCCAAAAGCTTTTTGCTCAGGGGCAGAACTAAAAGGCTTAGAGGACACCTCAAACGCGAGTGCGTTGCAGAGGAAGAATGAACTTTGGGAGCATATTCACAAAGTGGCACTGGCAATGGACAGAATTGACAAGCCAACGATTGCAGCAGTGAACGGTGTTGCGGTTGGAGCCGGAATGGATATGGCTCTCATGAACGATTTGCGATTTATGTCGAGCTCCGCAAAGCTGTCGGAAGGTTACGTCAAGATTGGATTGGTTCCTGGAGACGGAGGGGCCTATTTCTTACCCCGTCTTGTAGGAACCGCGAAGGCCTTAGAGCTGTTATGGTCGGGGGATTTTATTGATACCCAAACAGCTCTTTCGATTGGGTTGGTCAATCGAGTTTATGACCCGGAAAATTTGATGGACGAGACGCTAGAGTTCGCGTCCCGATTGGCAAACGGTCCGTCGGTGGCGATTCGGATGATAAAGCGAGCTGTTTATCAAGCAAGACAAATGGATGTAAAAACAGCCTTAGACCTTATTTCTTCTCATTTTTCGATTATACGTGAGACGAATGACCATAAAGAAGGTATTCGTGCAATGATAGAAAAACGCCGTCCTAACTTCCAAGGCAACTAG
- the fadH gene encoding 2,4-dienoyl-CoA reductase → MLPAETFANQTVVITGGGTGLGKAMALELTEQGANIVIASRKKEHLDPVVEQIRSCGGHAVGVPMDVRQSKDARRTLEIAIEAFGGVDHLINNAAGNFICPAEKLSDNGWRAICGIILDGTFYMSRTFGEYWIGSQKKGTITNIVTTGAFTSGPGTVHNASAKAGVIAMTRTLAVEWGQYGIRVNAIAPGPIEGTEAGERLWSTPEAKRRVEKSLPMGQLGKSEDISHAVCYLMSPYSGFINGECLVVDGGRWLNNVRYDQ, encoded by the coding sequence ATGCTTCCTGCGGAGACTTTCGCGAATCAGACCGTCGTAATTACAGGCGGTGGCACAGGACTAGGGAAGGCTATGGCACTGGAACTCACTGAACAAGGGGCAAACATCGTCATTGCCAGTCGGAAGAAAGAGCATCTCGATCCCGTTGTGGAACAGATACGCAGCTGTGGAGGTCATGCGGTTGGAGTGCCCATGGATGTGCGTCAATCCAAAGATGCCAGGAGAACCCTTGAGATAGCGATTGAAGCGTTTGGTGGGGTAGACCACCTTATAAACAACGCTGCAGGAAATTTTATCTGTCCAGCTGAGAAGTTGTCAGACAACGGATGGCGCGCCATTTGTGGAATTATTCTTGATGGTACTTTTTATATGAGCAGAACCTTTGGGGAGTATTGGATTGGTTCACAGAAGAAAGGAACTATTACTAACATTGTTACAACTGGAGCGTTTACCTCTGGTCCGGGTACGGTTCATAACGCAAGTGCAAAAGCTGGGGTGATAGCGATGACACGGACCTTAGCTGTGGAGTGGGGTCAGTACGGAATTCGTGTTAATGCTATTGCTCCAGGACCGATTGAGGGAACGGAAGCGGGTGAACGATTATGGTCCACGCCTGAGGCGAAACGACGTGTTGAGAAGAGCTTGCCAATGGGCCAACTTGGAAAATCAGAGGACATCTCGCATGCCGTTTGTTATCTGATGTCTCCCTATTCTGGATTCATTAACGGAGAATGTCTTGTCGTCGATGGTGGAAGATGGTTGAACAATGTCCGCTATGATCAATAG
- a CDS encoding acyl-CoA dehydrogenase family protein — translation MTTELRSIILDTTRRLFSKFVSADDLSNATKGVWSQHLWMRLEEHGFTQVDEEGLTYADGLALLQTAGYYAVPLPLAESILSSKILSDLKLEKPAGVVTLAVTTVGEITFDPGSENIPFKNSHSGDIFFAGGVRISGRWRDVPWARAADAVIICAPISGKKSVLAIVEKSDFDVEEHNSLASEPLDVITLHDVPLRSFAVVKESIEDLLVHAALTRTMLSVGALERVLDMTIQYAGERNQFGRAIGKFQAVQQQIAQMAAETAAFRAIANRALQTVELANDSLGCELSIVHQIDEDEASVNGKTVETNSEQVSQGNAKEASAVSEVRRITALAKVRLAQAALVSPTNAHQIHGAMGFTQEYTLHHYTRRIWNYRHEYGNERFWGNVLLSMMRDEDTWRFITK, via the coding sequence ATGACGACAGAACTGCGCAGTATTATTTTGGATACCACTCGTCGGCTGTTTAGCAAATTCGTATCAGCAGATGACCTTTCGAACGCAACGAAGGGTGTTTGGAGCCAACACCTGTGGATGAGGCTGGAGGAACACGGATTCACACAGGTTGATGAAGAAGGCCTAACTTATGCCGATGGACTGGCGTTGCTACAGACTGCGGGATATTATGCTGTCCCATTACCATTAGCAGAGTCTATTCTTTCTAGTAAAATTCTCTCTGACTTAAAGCTGGAAAAACCCGCCGGAGTTGTGACACTTGCTGTAACGACAGTGGGGGAGATTACCTTTGACCCAGGAAGTGAAAATATTCCTTTTAAGAACTCTCATTCGGGAGACATCTTTTTTGCCGGCGGCGTGCGCATCAGCGGACGTTGGCGGGATGTGCCTTGGGCAAGAGCGGCAGACGCAGTGATAATTTGTGCACCTATCTCTGGCAAGAAAAGCGTCCTAGCCATTGTAGAGAAATCTGACTTTGATGTGGAAGAACACAATAGTCTGGCTTCAGAACCGCTCGATGTCATCACATTACATGATGTTCCTTTACGTTCTTTCGCGGTAGTAAAAGAATCAATAGAGGACTTGCTCGTCCATGCTGCATTGACACGGACCATGCTTAGTGTCGGCGCGCTGGAACGGGTCCTGGACATGACCATTCAGTACGCAGGTGAAAGGAATCAGTTCGGACGTGCGATAGGGAAGTTCCAAGCCGTGCAACAACAGATTGCACAAATGGCCGCAGAGACAGCCGCATTTCGGGCGATTGCAAATCGAGCGCTACAGACGGTTGAGTTGGCAAATGACAGTTTGGGGTGTGAATTATCGATTGTTCATCAAATTGACGAAGATGAAGCGTCGGTTAACGGAAAGACCGTGGAAACAAATTCGGAACAGGTGAGTCAAGGAAATGCCAAAGAAGCTTCTGCAGTGAGCGAAGTCAGAAGAATTACAGCACTTGCGAAAGTGCGGCTAGCCCAAGCTGCATTGGTTTCCCCTACAAATGCTCACCAGATACACGGGGCTATGGGGTTCACACAAGAGTATACCCTTCACCATTATACGAGACGTATTTGGAACTACAGGCATGAGTATGGCAACGAACGGTTTTGGGGCAATGTCTTGCTATCCATGATGAGAGATGAGGATACCTGGAGATTCATTACGAAATAA